GGCGTGGAGCGCAAGTGGCCGGCGGACCTCTCGGGCGGCATGAAGAAGCGCGTGGCGCTGGCGCGGGCCACCGCGCTGCGGCCCGAGATCATCCTGTACGACGAGCCCACCGAGGGGCTCGACCCCATCAACGTCACGCGCGTGAACCGCATGCTGCAGTCGCTGCGCGAGGAGTTCGACATCACCACGGTGGTGGTCACGCACAACATGCAGAGCGCCTTCAACGTGAGCACGCGGGTGGCGTTCATCCACGACGGGCGCGTGAAGCTGGAGGGCACCCCCGACGCGCTGCGCAACAGCCAGGACCCCGACCTCGAGGACTTCTTGTTGGCCTCGCGCGACCCGGTGGCCGACCACCGCGTGTCGCTCGGGCTGCCACCGCGGTAGTCAGTGGCGCGCTGTTCTCGTCGACAACGATCACGTTGACGCACGTTGAGTTGTCGTACGTTGTCGTTGTCGTTGACGAGAGCGTTGACGGCGACGGCGACGGCGACGTTGACCTTCACGCCGGCGGGGCGAGGTGGCCAGCTGCGCTGCTCCAGGGTGCGTGGACCTCAGCGGCTGTCCATCGAGCTCGAAACGGAGGCCGTCCGTCGTTGTCGCCGGTCGCCGGTCGTCGCCGTCGCCGTCGCCGTCAAGGCCCACGCCCACGCTTACGCCCACGACAACGCTCACGACAACGCCCACGACAACGTGGACGCACGTCTGGGCTGCTTTGGGGGGCGCGCTAGAGGCGGCCCGGAGCGTGTGTTCTGAGGGTGTGACGCTCGGGCAAAGCCGAGACGTTCACCACACGCTCCGGGCGATGTAGGCGGTAGCTCGAAGAGGACCTCCTGGGTGTGAGGGGGCGCGCGACGCCCACCCTCCCGTGTGGGCGTCGCGCTGGGTGGAGACGGCGAGGAACGCGGCTTTCGACCGCACACGGACACAGTGCAGCGCACGTGCCACCCGTGAAGAGCATCCCCCCCGGCGATGTGAATGCGAATTGCGACGTTTCGCTCCCCGCGGCTGTGCCAGAGTTGGCCAACCGCCCGGCCCACCGCGACATCGCGTGCAGCGCCAACCCAGCCACACACCGCGCGGACGCCGCTCAGGTCAGCAGGCGCCGTGGTGACGCTTGGCCGACGCCGGGAAGATCTTGCCCGGGTTCAGGATGCCCCGCGGGTCGAACACGTCCTTGATGCGCTCTTGCAGCGCAATGAGCCCAGCGCTCTGCTCGAGGGGCAGGTAGGGCGCCTTCAGCACGCCGATGCCGTGCTCGCCGCTGAGCGTGCCGCGCATGGCCACCACGCTCTCGAACAGCCCGCGGATGGCGGCGTCCACGGCCGGGCGCTGCTCGTCCCGGTCCCACAAGAAGTTCACGTGCAGGTTGCCGTCGCCCGCGTGGCCATAGGTGGGCATCACGATGGCGTGCCGCTCGGACAGCCCGCGGCACACGGCCAGCAGGTCCGCGATGCGCGAGCGCGGCACCACCACGTCTTCGCTCAGCTTGTTGCGGGCCACGCGCCGCAGCGTGTGGCTGAGCTCGCGGCGGGCCCCCCACAGGCGCTCCCGCTCGCTGCCCTTGTCGGCCACCAGCACGTCCATGGCGCCAGCCTCGAGCATGGCGTTGCCCACCCGCTC
This genomic interval from Sandaracinaceae bacterium contains the following:
- a CDS encoding ATP-binding cassette domain-containing protein — protein: MALFELRGITKAFGAHQVLRGVDLDVHKGEFLTIIGESGCGKSLVLKSLIGIMTPDAGSLTFDGEEVAKYTDTQWTRLRPRIGMLFQESALFDSLDVGDNVAYGLREAGGMSEDDIRARVAECLRLVGLEGVERKWPADLSGGMKKRVALARATALRPEIILYDEPTEGLDPINVTRVNRMLQSLREEFDITTVVVTHNMQSAFNVSTRVAFIHDGRVKLEGTPDALRNSQDPDLEDFLLASRDPVADHRVSLGLPPR